TGTCCTTACTATCTGGAAGCCATGAAAAGCTTCTTCTAAAGGAGTTGGAGAATAAAAACCATAAATAGAATCAACAATACGGAAATGCTGCCCTTCATCAAAACCAACATCGATGTGACAAATATTTACTAAAGTCTTATAAACATCCTCCTTTGGGCTAAGTTGTTTGTTTTTTTGCGATAAAGGGATACTGCTGGTGCCTAAAAAAATAGTGTCTCCTCGTTTTACAAAGCCGTCAGAATTTAATTGTCCAAATAGCTTTGGAAAAATTCCTAAAAAAAACAGAAATAAAAATACTTTTTCTATCTTCATTTTACTATTCGAGTTAAACATTAATTGTCAATTATTTAGTTTTGCTAATTTTGTCGTCATTGTGTAATATAATCAACTTACCCTTTGAAAAAATTTCTTTTAATACGGATTCATTATCATAATATTGGCAATTGAGGCTCCAGGGTATAAAACTCCATTTGTATCAATGTTGAAAGCCTGGTTATTCTGTGGGTCGTAACACGTAAATACCAATTGGTTATCATAACTAAGATCGACATGTTGAACAACAACGGCATGACCTCCAGTTCCTTGATAAGCAGAAAGTATCATATTTGAGCCTCCACTTAATAAATTGTTAAAATAATCTACAGTTGTTTGATTATATCCTCCCGTTAAAATGTCTGTAGAAGTACTAAAAAATTGGCTTGTAAACTGCGACTCATTAGATAAACTTACGCCATCATAATATACAGGTATAAGATTTGAATTTCCATAAGCCGCTTCAGGACTATACCATACGTTAGGATTAGACGGGTCATAATATGAATTGCCACAAAACGCCTCATATTGATTTTCATAATAAGAAACCGAATTACCAGATATATATGAGAGGCACTGAAAAAAACAATCGAAATTTGAGATGCCGGGGGTAGGAGGCGTGTATCCCCCAACTAAATTCTTTTCTTCTGTTTTTGTTGTGAGGAGCATCTCACTTGCCAATTGTGCTAAGGATAACTTGGGAAATTTTTTCATACTCGTAAATGTGTTACAAGGGACAGAATTAAATAATTCTTTGAAACTACTATTAATTAGTTTCTTTTCATCTTATTTTTCTATATTTAACATATACGTAACACTTCTAATTGTAAGAACAATAACAAATCCAAATTTCCTATAAAAGTGGAAGCATTTGAAAATAACTAAATTTTAATAGCAAGAAACGGAAAAAGGTACTCAAATGCTTCAGGATAAAGTTATCGGAATTTATTGTTTGGTGGGGGATATTTCAAAAGAAATATAACATTATTATCCGTCAAGGCGAAAGATAAGCGACAGCGAAGTAATCACGACAGCATCGGTATCAGCTCTTTATTTCAAAGGTAGTCAGCAAAATGCGATGCATTATATGCGAAGTCATGGCATGTTACCGTCGATGATCGGGAAAAGCGGCTTCTGCAAACGACTACACAAAGTAGCATTCTTGCGACTGTGGATGTTTTTAGATATTGGCAAGCTGTTTAAGTATATCTATGTGGAACGGGAATATATCATAGATTCTTTTCCCGTGAAAGTATGCTACAACATTCGCATCAGGCACTGCAAGATTTTACAAGGTAGAGTGTGGCACGGTCACAATGCAAGTAAACGGGAATATTTTTATGGCGTGAAAGTACAATTACTAATAACCAGCTTTTACTTTCCTCATGAAATGTGTATTGTGCCAGTCAGAGAACACGAAGTGGAAGTCTTGCGCAAAATGCGTCTTGATTTACTCGCCGAAAGCATCTTGTTGCCCCTGCTTACACGCATTACGAATTAGAAGATTTATAAAAAGAAACAGAAGTAATGGAATTAAAAATAAGTAAAAGAAAGAACAGCAAAAAAGCAGATGGCCATGGCTTTCTCAAAACAACCATGCGAAAAAGAATTGAAACGAGCATTCGTGAAATTATTGAACTGACGTTTCAATCCATTCTTGCAGTTACTCGAGAAGGCTTCTTATTGAAAATCCTTTTGTTTGTCATGGCTTATCACTAAAAAACTATTTTATAAAACAGGAAACTTGAGTTAAATACATTTCCTTTGAAAAATGTATGAGAGGATAAAATATATAGAAAATATTAATAACTTTGTTATTAGATAAAACGTCAAGCAGGAAATACTGATTTTTTAAATTATCAAGAATTAATATTTTTATAAAATAAATTCGGCTGTTATGTTGACAAAAGAAATCCCCCATATAATTCATCAAATATGGTCCGGTATAGATGAACCATTACCGAATCATTTCAAAATTTTAGGAGAAACCTGGAAATATCATTATCCGGATTGGCATTATGAATTTTGGGATAACAAACGTATAAACATATTTATAGAGGAAAATTTTCCTCAATACCGGAAAAAATATAACAGGTTTAAATATAATATCCAAAGATGGGACGTAATTCGATACCTTATTTTGAAAAAAATAGGAGGAATGTATATTGATTTTGATTATGAATCTATAAAACCTTTAACTGAATTAACACAAAATAAAACATGTTGTTTTTCTATGGAACCAGCATCTCACTACAAGAATAATGATAAATATCCATGTAAATTTAATAATGCTTTAATGCTATCCCAACCAGAAAACTTTTTTATTAATAAAATTGTAGAACATGTTTTTTCTGATGAAAACATTAATAAAGTAGATATTAAGGACAAGACTTTAGCAGTTTTTGAAACTACCGGCCCATTAATGCTTAATAGGTTATTTAACGATTTACCTCAAGAGGAAGCTAATCTAATATATCTTATTCCTGCTCGATTTGTAAGTCCCATTGATTATTTACAATCTCGGTTAATACGACATAATGTAGCTAATGACCAAATGGGAAATTGTTTAAAAGATGCTTTTGCAGTACATTATTTTTTGGGTGCATGGATTTATGAGAAATAAAATAAGTTTTAAATGAAAAATTAAAATGGTAAATGGAGAAATTGCGAAGAATAGCCAATATTATAACTTTAGATGCCTTCAACCTTCCTGATATTGGACTATTTAAGGGCAGAATGGGGGTCATTTTATTTTATTTCAATTATGGAAGATATACTGGAAATAAACTTTACTTTAATATAGCAAGTGAATTGCTTACCTCTGTTTATAAAGAAGTACAATATTCTAATGATATCAGTTTTGAAGAAGGTGTCGCGGGAGTGGTTTGGGGAATGAGATATTTAATTAATAATAATTTTATTGATGGGAATCCAACAGAAATGTTTGGAGAATTCGAAAGAATTCTTTCTAACGGAAACTTCAATGATTGTGATTATCGAAAGCCCATGTCAAAAATTGGCATGTATTTGCATTTAATTATTGAGAATGAGGATGACGGCTACTTACTCGTAAAAGATTTGATATACGTCGGATTGAAAAAATTTGAATTTTATTTTTTGTGCCTTTCTCTACCAAAACCAATTACATATATAAATTCTGTTCTTTTATTTTTATTGTCTCTTGAAAAAATACAAGATTTCAAAATTGAATGTGAGCGAATTCTGTTTAAAATATGTTTGAGTTTATCAAGGATTGGATCATGGGCCCAATTTGAAAAATACGATTTGAGAATTTTATACAAATTATTAATTGCAATTAAATTTTCATCCCAAGAGAAGGAAACTATACTAAAAGAAATAAATTCAATTATTATTTTTAACTACAATGGGTTTTCAAGTAAAGATTTGTGGCAAAATTTTTTCTTCTTGCCTCAAGAAGAGATAGTTTATAATTTTGAAGACATTAATAGATATATTGATCAAAATTATTCATATAGAAATATTGTTACGGGCAATATTTCTATATATAGAGGATTGGCGGGTATTGGCTTGGCGTTAATGAATAATGGTGGATAAGATAATAAGGTTATACAAAACATTATTAAATTTGTAATAATTAGGCTATATATGTTCTTGTGAGGTAACGTCGTATATGACTATAATATTTTATTTTCAAAATCTAATGAGTAAATTTTTAGAATCTGGTTTTCGGGAGGTAGATTTTCGTCTTAACCCCAAATCAATACAATTATTTAGGAGCGAATGGAGAGAGTTCATAAAAACAATTCCGTCATTCCCAAAAAATAAATACAAGGGGAAAGGAATTGTTATTTGTGGTGGTGGAGTTAAATATTTTACCTGTGCATGGATATCTATAAATCTTTTGCGCCTCAAGGGATGCTCTCTGCCGATAGAGTTATGGTATATTGGTAACGAGGTAAATAAAGATATTCTTGTTAATATTGAGAAGCTAAATGTAAGATGTAGAAATTTGCTAGATTTTGATGGCAATTATCAGTTTCATGGTTGGGCACTGAAACCTTTTGCAATATTGCATAGTGGTTTCAAAGAAATTATCTTTATTGATGCTGATAATGTCTGTATGACAAATCCGGAATTTTTATTTGAACTAGAAGAATACAAACAAACAGGAGTCGTTTTTTGGCCAGATTACTGGAAAACGACAATAAAAAATCCAATTTGGGATATATTAGACATATCGTATGTGGATATGAGAGAACAGGATAGTGGTCAAATGGTTGTTAATAAAGAAAAAAGCTGGCAAGCACTAAATCTAGCATTATTTTTAAATGAATCCAAAGATATTTACTATAGACTTCTTTTGGGAGACAAAGATACATTCAGATATTCGTGGATGGCGTTAAAAAAAGACTTCTTCTTTATAGAACATGAACCTGATACGTGTGGGTACATAGATTCCGAAAAATATTTTGGAATGACTATGCTTCAAAAAGACGCAAATAATGCACCTCTCTTTTTACATAGAAATCTAGTTAAATGGGATGTTACAAAAAACGACGAACTATTATGGCAGAAGATAAAATCTTTTAATCGAAATAGTAAAAGTCGAACATTTATAGCTGAGTATTCCAATCGTAAAAAACATCATTATATAGATTTTCAGGGTGACTTTTTTGAAAAAAATTTTATCGAATTGTGTGGAGATATTGAATTAGAGTGTTTACACTTTTTGAGAGTATTAAGGTCGAAGAAATTTTTTAATAACTTAATGATTTTTGAATATATTAATAAGCAAAGAAATTTTATTAATTTTCCCTCCAGTTAACTGTGATCTTATCTTAGAAACCCCGCTGCATGAAACTATCAGCTTTTAAATGTGAAAGACTAGGTGGGTGAACTATTTTTTCATAAAAAATAAAACCCACAGGGCAAATCCCCATTATTTTTTATTTACACAGGGTCATCCTGTAAATTTGCATTTTCTTATCCGTATCCGCACTACGAACTCTATCTTTTTGAAGGTATAGCTTATGCAATTCTGAGATTTGGGTATTTAGGATATTCTCCAAGATGCGTATTCCACGTAAACTGATACACGATTCCGCAGGAAACTGGTACAAAAAATCCATGGCAAACTGATACAGAAATGATTTTCCTTATAGACTATAAGAGCGAAAGACAAAGTCGTCCAAAAGTATCCGTCCCACGAAGTGCATATTGCCCCTTCTAATGCGTGTCTTTAGCTTTGCTTGAAAATATTAAACTATGAGCAGGCAAGAACAGATGTCGATGTTGGTGACAGAATACCAGAGTAGTGGTCTTACTTTAAAATCCTTTTGTGAACAAAAGCAGATCAAAAGTATCCGTCCCACGAAGTGCATATTGCCCCTTCTAATGCGTGTCTTTAGCTTTGCTTGAAAATATTAAACTATGAGCAGGCAGGAACAAATGTCCCTTTTGATAACAGAATACCACAGTAGTGGTCTTACTTTAAAATCCTTTTGTGAACAAAAGCAGATCAAAATGCCAACCTTCCATTATTGGCGCAATAAGTTAAAAGAAAAAGAGCAAGGTGCTTTTGTTCCGATAAGAGCAGCGTTAACTTCTGCTGAACATAGTGGCGTAGAACTGATTTATCCCGGTGGTATACGAATCCGGCTAGACCGCTTTGATTTAAACCGGATTCATCAACTAATTCATCTAGGGTAATGTTCAGTCTGGGATCTTCTGATCGCTATCTACTCTACCTGCAGCCTTGTGATATGCGTAAAAGCTTCGATGCTTTAAGCGGTATAGTAAGTGGGGAGCTAAAGCGTAGTGCTATTGGCGGTGAAGTCTTTATCTTTCTCAATAAAAGAAGGACACATATTAAAATGCTCCATTGGGAAAATGGAGGTTTTGTATTGTATTACAAACGTTTGGAGAAAGGCACTTTTACACCACCTGTTTTGGAGCAAGATGGAACTATTAGTTGGTCAGATCTAGTCTTAATGATTGAAGGCATTCAGGTGCAGAAAAGTATCCGTAAACAACGGTTTTCATTGAAAGAAAATAACATATTTTCTTAAAAAAAGATACCTTATTATTTGTCTGAAACCATTGTTTTCAGTACCTTTGAAGGGTGGAAGCAACACTTCAAAATTACTCAAAAGAAGAACTAATCGCTCTTATCCAAGAGCAAAAAAATAAAGCTCCCCTCTTTGAAAAAGAAAAGGCCACGCTTGAAAAAAAGAACGCTTTTCTTGAGAAACAAAACTCTTTCCTGGAAAATAAAAGGATCGCTCTTGAAGTTGAAAAAGCTACTCTTGAAAGTGAAGCAGTCTACCTCAAATATCAAATCGAACAATTAAAGCGTTTGGCTTTTGGACAAAAAAGAGAAAGGTTTGAAAATCCGGATAACGGGCAGTTGAGTCTCCCTTTTGAGATGGAACCGGAAATCAAACAAGAAATCGAAGCAGTCACCACCGAAAAGATTACTTACGTACGCCAAAAGGCAAAAAGCAACCATAGCGGCCGCCAGCCACTCCCCGAACATCTTGCTGTAGAAGAAATTGAAATCTATCCCGAAGGGGATCTTTCTGCTATGACTTGTATCGGTAAAGAAGTTACGGATGAGCTGGAGTGTCAACCGGCTCGTTATTATATCAAACGCTATATCCGTTATAAATACGCTCCCAAAAACAAAGAAGGGGTGCTGATTGGTCAGCTGCCTTCCCGCATTATTGAAAAGGGTATTGCAGGACCCGGATTGTTAGCTTCTATTTTGGTAGATAAATATGTGGACCACCTACCGCTTTACAGGCAAATACAGCGTTTTAAAAGAGAGAAAATACCCATTGCTTCTTCTACCATAGAAGGATGGACAAGACAATCTTTAGATGTAGTTAATATCCTCTATCAACACCTGCTACGGGAAACCAAATCAAAAGGCTATCTCCAAGCAGATGAAACACCCATCAAGGTGTTGGATAAAAATAAAAAAGACAGTTGTCATCAGGGATACTATTGGGTTTATCATAATCCGATAGACAAGACTGTATTGTTTGACTATCAACCGGGGCGTAGCACCCAGGCTGCCACACAGGTATTGGAGGGCTTCAAGGGTTATTTACAAACGGATGGCTATGCAGCTTACGATACCATCGGCAAAAGTGAAGACATCACACATCTCAATTGCTGGGCGCACGCGAGAAGAGAGTTTGAGAAAGCCTTGTCCAATGATAAAGCACGAGCGGAGATAGCCCTATTGTTTATCCAGTCGCTTTACAGCGTAGAGCGGGAAGCGCGAGAAAAAACTATGGATGTCACGCAAAGAAAAAAACTTCGTTTAGATAAATCCCTTCCTACCCTTAATGCTTTTGCTAAGTGGATGACTACAGAAGTCAAAACTGGTAACATATTACCCAAGAGCCCTATCGGCAAGGCCTTTTTTTACAGCATCAACCGTTGGGATAAACTCAGTGCTTATCTCTATGATGGGATGTTGGAAATTGATAATAATTTGGTCGAAAATGCTCTCAGACCTATTGCCCTAGGAAGAAAAAATTACCTCTTTGCCGGTTCACACGATGCAGCACAGCGGGCAGCCTGTATTTATTCCTTCTTTGCTATTTGTAAGAAGCACGAGGTAAACCCCTACCAATGGCTCAAATATGTCTTCGAAAATATTATGGATACTAAAACCTCACAGTTACATAAACTATACCCACAAAATTTTATCGAATTAAACAAGATGTAGTTCGTGGGGTGGATACGTCCAAAAGGCTAATTCAAGATCTCCTTGAGCAAGGAAAATGCAGTAAAATCTCTCTAC
The Arachidicoccus soli DNA segment above includes these coding regions:
- a CDS encoding glycosyltransferase family 32 protein, encoding MLTKEIPHIIHQIWSGIDEPLPNHFKILGETWKYHYPDWHYEFWDNKRINIFIEENFPQYRKKYNRFKYNIQRWDVIRYLILKKIGGMYIDFDYESIKPLTELTQNKTCCFSMEPASHYKNNDKYPCKFNNALMLSQPENFFINKIVEHVFSDENINKVDIKDKTLAVFETTGPLMLNRLFNDLPQEEANLIYLIPARFVSPIDYLQSRLIRHNVANDQMGNCLKDAFAVHYFLGAWIYEK
- a CDS encoding lanthionine synthetase LanC family protein, whose protein sequence is MEKLRRIANIITLDAFNLPDIGLFKGRMGVILFYFNYGRYTGNKLYFNIASELLTSVYKEVQYSNDISFEEGVAGVVWGMRYLINNNFIDGNPTEMFGEFERILSNGNFNDCDYRKPMSKIGMYLHLIIENEDDGYLLVKDLIYVGLKKFEFYFLCLSLPKPITYINSVLLFLLSLEKIQDFKIECERILFKICLSLSRIGSWAQFEKYDLRILYKLLIAIKFSSQEKETILKEINSIIIFNYNGFSSKDLWQNFFFLPQEEIVYNFEDINRYIDQNYSYRNIVTGNISIYRGLAGIGLALMNNGG
- a CDS encoding alpha-mannosyltransferase, with protein sequence MSKFLESGFREVDFRLNPKSIQLFRSEWREFIKTIPSFPKNKYKGKGIVICGGGVKYFTCAWISINLLRLKGCSLPIELWYIGNEVNKDILVNIEKLNVRCRNLLDFDGNYQFHGWALKPFAILHSGFKEIIFIDADNVCMTNPEFLFELEEYKQTGVVFWPDYWKTTIKNPIWDILDISYVDMREQDSGQMVVNKEKSWQALNLALFLNESKDIYYRLLLGDKDTFRYSWMALKKDFFFIEHEPDTCGYIDSEKYFGMTMLQKDANNAPLFLHRNLVKWDVTKNDELLWQKIKSFNRNSKSRTFIAEYSNRKKHHYIDFQGDFFEKNFIELCGDIELECLHFLRVLRSKKFFNNLMIFEYINKQRNFINFPSS
- the tnpA gene encoding IS66 family insertion sequence element accessory protein TnpA; translated protein: MSRQEQMSLLITEYHSSGLTLKSFCEQKQIKMPTFHYWRNKLKEKEQGAFVPIRAALTSAEHSGVELIYPGGIRIRLDRFDLNRIHQLIHLG
- the tnpB gene encoding IS66 family insertion sequence element accessory protein TnpB (TnpB, as the term is used for proteins encoded by IS66 family insertion elements, is considered an accessory protein, since TnpC, encoded by a neighboring gene, is a DDE family transposase.), which translates into the protein MFSLGSSDRYLLYLQPCDMRKSFDALSGIVSGELKRSAIGGEVFIFLNKRRTHIKMLHWENGGFVLYYKRLEKGTFTPPVLEQDGTISWSDLVLMIEGIQVQKSIRKQRFSLKENNIFS